GACTCCTCGATGACCTTCTGGTTGCGCCGCTGCACGGAGCAGTCGCGGACCCCGAGCGCCCAGGCGGTGCCCTGCCCGTCGGCGATCACCTGGACCTCCACGTGCCGGGCCCCGGTGACCAGGCGCTCCAGGAACACGATGCCGCTGCCGAACGCCCGCGCCGCCTCCTGGCTGGTGCGCTCGTACGCGTCGTCGAGTTCCGCCTCGCTGGTGATCACCCGGATGCCGCGCCCGCCGCCGCCCGCGGTCGCCTTCAGCATCAACGGGTAACCGATCTCCGCCGCCGCCGCCCGGGCGGTGGCCAGAGTCTCGACGGCCCCGCGGCTCCACGGCGCGACCGGGACGCCGACCTCCTCGGCGATCAGCTTCGAGCCGATCTTGTCACCGAGCTGGCGCATAGCTTCCGCGCTCGGCCCGACGAACGTGACACCGATCTTCTCGCACAGCTCCGCGAACGCCGGGTCCTCGGCGACGAAACCCCAGCCGACCCATGCCGCGTCGGCACCGGTCTCGGTCAGGGCGCGCTCCAGCACCGCGAGATTCAGGTACGGACGGGTGGACGCCGGACCGAGGTCGTAGGCGATGTCCGCCTCGCGCACGAAGGTGGCGGTGCGGTCGACGTCGGTGTACAGGGCGACCGTCTCGATCCGGACGCCGGTCTCCGCGGCCAGCTCTCGGACCGCGTGGATGAGGCGCATGGCGGCCTCACCACGGTTGACGATGGCGACACGGTTGAACACCCGACTGACCCCTTTGGTAGACCATGATCTGCTCGCGGAGAGACGACGGCCCCCCGCAGTGATCCACCCTTCCGTCTGGTGGCTGTCAGCGCCATGGCGCAATCGCCGAACCGCCCGGCCCTCAGTTGTAGGAACCCGACAAGAGTTTTTGGCCACCGGACCGCAAACACACAATCCGTGCCAGGCAGCGTCACACACTGTGCCCCACCGACTACGACGCCCCCTTTGCCCTCCCCACCGCGCCCCCGCCCACCGCGCCCCCTGCCGTGCCCCGCCCGCCCCGCCCGCCGCGCCCCCCGCCGCCCGCCGCGCCGAGCGGCGCCGCGCCCCGCTCCTGCCGCGTCGATCTAGGGCATATCACCGCTAGTTGATCTCTGCGAGCGACGATATGCCCTAGATCGACGGCAGGGGGGGCGGGCGGCGGGGGCGCCGGGCGGCGGGGGGCGCCCGACGGCAGGGGGGCGCCGGGCGGTGGGGGCGCCGGGCGGTGGGGCGTACCCACGTCGGGGTGTTTCGGTTTTAATGGGTTTAATGTGGGCATCTGGTGCGGTGTCCGTCGGCCTGCGGGCCCCACCATGCGCGGGAGGCACCGTTGCCGTTCGACGCGAGCGAGTACGGCCGGCAGATACCGGCAGACATCTACGACGAAGCCTTCGCGCACCTGGATCCGACGGCGGCGGTCGAGCGGCTCGTGAAGCTCGCGGACGGCGGTCCGGTCTGCGAGTTCGGGGTGGGCACGGGGCGGTTGGCACTGCCACTGCAGGAACGCGGGCTGACCGTGGCGGGTGTGGAAGGGTCCCCGGTGATGGCTGCTCGACTACGGGACAAGCCGGGTGGGGAACGGATCGAGGTGGCCATCGGCGACTTCGCCGTGACGCGGGTTCAGGGTGAGTTCGCTCTGGTGCTGCTCGCGTTCAACACGATCTTCGCGTTGCCGGACCAGGCCGCGCAGGTCGCGTGCTTCCGCAACGCCGCCGCGCACCTGCGTCCCGGTGGTCGCTTCGTCGTCGAGGCCTGGGTGCCGGACCTGGCCGCGTTCCGGTCCGGCGCGGCACTGCGGCCGGTCCAGGTCGCGCAGGACGCGGTCATGCTGGAAGCGGCCCTGCTGCACCCGGCAGAGCAGCGGATGACGACCACCAAGATCCGGCTCACTGGGACGGGTGTCGACCTGCTTCCCGCCAATCACCGCTACGCCTGGCCCGCCGAACTCGACCTGATGGCCCAGCTGGCGGGGATGGCTCGGGAACACCGGTGGGAGGACTGGACGGGCCGGCCCTTCACCGACGGCAGCCGCGAGCACGTGTCGGTCTACCGGCGACCGGTGCGGCCGTGAACCGAACCGGCCCGCCGACTGCCGTCGACCTGTGGAGGCGGATCAACGAGGCGCCAGCCGGGCGGCCAGCGCGGCCCGCAGGTCATTGATGCCGGCGCCGGTCACTGCCGACACCGCCACCGCCTCCGGATGGACGCGCTGCAGCGCGAGCACCGATTCCGGCGGTGCCACGTCGATCTTGTTGAGCACCAGCAGCTCGGGAACCGAACCCGCGCCGATCTCGTGCAGCACGCCGTGGACGGTGGTGATCTGGTCCAGGGCGTCCGGGGCCGAGGCGTCGACCACGTGCATCGTCAGGTCGCTGCGGGTGACCTCCTCCAGCGTTGAGCGGAACGCGTCGACGAGCTGGTGTGGCAGGTGACGGACGAAGCCGACGGTGTCGACGACGGTGTAGGTCAGCTCGCCGGTGCCGATCCGGCGCACGGTCGGGTCGAGAGTCGCGAACAGGACGTCCTGCACCTCGGCGTTAGCCCCGGTGAGCCGGTTGAGCAGAGCGGACTTACCGGCGTTGGTGTAGCCGGTGATGGAGACCGAGGGCACCTGGTTGCGCGCCCGCCGGCCCCGGGTCCGCTCCCGCCTGCGAGCCAGGTCGGAGGCGTTGCGGCGCAGCCGGGTGGCCCGCTGGCGCAGCGTCCGCCGCTGGGTCTCCAACCGCATCTCACCGGGACCACGCACACCCATCCCGGCGCCGCCGGCCATCCGGCCACCACCAACGCGGGACATGGCGCGGCCGTCGCCGCGCAACCGGGGCAGCTGGTACGCGATCTGCGCGAGCTCCACCTGAACCCGACCCTCGCTGGTACGCGCGTGCTCAGCGAAGATGTCCAGGATCAGCGCGGTGCGGTCGACGACCCGAACTCCGACCCGTTCCTCCAGGTTGCGGACCTGCCCAGGGCTCAGCTCACCGTCGGCAATCACCACATCGGCGTGCGTGCGCTCGGTCAGGGCGGTCAACTCGTCCACCTTGCCGGAGCCGACGTAGGTGGCGGG
Above is a window of Micromonospora coriariae DNA encoding:
- the hflX gene encoding GTPase HflX; the encoded protein is MAGSWLLGSGVGAPGERPTAVLVAVRQDDEAGDTGAGTPTSLTELRRLTDTDGLTVADEVVQNRNRPDPATYVGSGKVDELTALTERTHADVVIADGELSPGQVRNLEERVGVRVVDRTALILDIFAEHARTSEGRVQVELAQIAYQLPRLRGDGRAMSRVGGGRMAGGAGMGVRGPGEMRLETQRRTLRQRATRLRRNASDLARRRERTRGRRARNQVPSVSITGYTNAGKSALLNRLTGANAEVQDVLFATLDPTVRRIGTGELTYTVVDTVGFVRHLPHQLVDAFRSTLEEVTRSDLTMHVVDASAPDALDQITTVHGVLHEIGAGSVPELLVLNKIDVAPPESVLALQRVHPEAVAVSAVTGAGINDLRAALAARLAPR
- a CDS encoding class I SAM-dependent DNA methyltransferase, which gives rise to MPFDASEYGRQIPADIYDEAFAHLDPTAAVERLVKLADGGPVCEFGVGTGRLALPLQERGLTVAGVEGSPVMAARLRDKPGGERIEVAIGDFAVTRVQGEFALVLLAFNTIFALPDQAAQVACFRNAAAHLRPGGRFVVEAWVPDLAAFRSGAALRPVQVAQDAVMLEAALLHPAEQRMTTTKIRLTGTGVDLLPANHRYAWPAELDLMAQLAGMAREHRWEDWTGRPFTDGSREHVSVYRRPVRP